A genomic region of Drosophila kikkawai strain 14028-0561.14 chromosome X, DkikHiC1v2, whole genome shotgun sequence contains the following coding sequences:
- the z gene encoding regulatory protein zeste, with protein MSAQGDGSGGGSAPPAGGTSGGASGNSSAEGGSAGASGQASVVVSNGGGGGDGGANSNKSQLPLTPRFTAEEKEVLYTLFHLHEEVIDIKHRKKQRNKYSVRETWDKIVCDFNSHPHVSAMRNVKQIQKFWLNSRLRKQYPYRDGGSTNLSSGSTKMATVSLSVSTAVTQQQQQHHQHDSVKVEPEYQISPDASEHNPQTDNFDEIEMDANDVSEMDDDPIDQQQQQQQEAQAQAQAQQQQQQQQQQSAAAAVEMQKMQQVSAAAAAVAAAANANMLNNHQINVDQISAEKLTLNDLLHFKTARPREEIILQIKHPAEATATQIHTIPSQAQQHTMATITAGGYNQQIISEIKPQQITLAQYQAQQQQQAQAQAQAQAQAQAQAQQLAQQQLAAAQQQQLAAAVHHQQQQQAAAAVVVQQQQQAAAAAQQQAQQQAAAAAAAVKMQLTAATPTFTFSALPTVTATAATTVPTAVSVPVATASTPASTGTMNSSTGSANNNNTSSVSNNTTSSLGGINGTNATSAAADNFEERMNYFKIREAELRCKEQQLATEAKRIELNKAQDELKYMREVHRLTVEELKMKIRILQKEEEQLRKCSNS; from the exons atGTCGGCTCAAGGCGATGGCAGTGGCGGGGGCAGCGCCCCCCCAGCGGGCGGTACTAGCGGCGGCGCAAGCGGTAATTCCTCCGCCGAAGGTGGTAGCGCAGGTGCCAGTGGCCAGGCCAGCGTCGTGGTGAGCAacggtggcggcggtggagaTGGTGgcgccaacagcaacaagagcCAGCTGCCGCTGACGCCCCGCTTCACCGCCGAGGAGAAGGAGGTGCTCTACACCCTGTTCCACCTGCACGAGGAGGTCATCGACATCAAGCACCGGAAAAAGCAGCGCAACAAGTACTCCGTCCGGGAAACCTGGGACAAGATTGTCTGCGACTTCAACTCGCACCCGCATGTCAGCGCCATGCGCAATGTCAAGCAGATCCAGAAGTTCTGGCTCAACTCCAG ACTCCGCAAGCAGTATCCCTACCGAGACGGCGGCTCCACCAATCTCAGCTCTGGCAGCACCAAAATGGCCACCGTTTCCCTGTCCGTCTCAACAGCGGtgacccagcagcagcagcagcatcaccagcaCGACAGCGTCAAGGTGGAGCCGGAGTACCAGATCAGCCCCGACGCCTCCGAGCACAATCCCCAGACGGACAACTTCGACGAGATCGAGATGGACGCCAACGATGTGAGCGAGATGGATGATGATCCCATagatcaacagcagcagcagcagcaggaggcgCAGGCTCAGGCccaggcgcagcagcagcagcaacagcagcagcagcaatccgctgccgccgccgtcgaAATGCAAAAGATGCAGCAGGTGAGCGCTGCGGCGGCAGCTGTGGCGGCGGCAGCCAATGCCAACATGCTCAATAACCACCAAATCAACGTGGACCAGATCAGCGCCGAGAAGCTCACCCTCAACGATCTGCTGCACTTCAAGACGGCGCGTCCCCGGGAGGAGATCATTCTGCAGATCAAGCATCCCGCCGAGGCAACCG CCACCCAGATCCACACGATACCCTCCCAGGCGCAGCAGCACACGATGGCCACCATCACTGCCGGCGGCTACAACCAGCAGATCATCAGCGAGATTAAGCCCCAGCAGATCACGCTGGCTCAATAccaggcccagcagcagcagcaggcccaAGCTCAAGCCCAGGCTcaggcccaggcccaggcgCAGGCTCAGCAGcttgcccagcagcagctggcggcggctcagcagcagcaactggcCGCCGCAGtgcatcatcagcagcagcagcaggcagccgCCGCTGTGGttgtccagcagcagcaacaagcggccgccgccgcccagcagcaggcacaacaacaggcggcagcagcagcggctgctgTTAAGATGCAACTTAccgctgccacgcccaccttTACATTTAGCGCCCTGCCCACGGTAACGGCCACGGCGGCAACAACTGTGCCAACGGCCGTTTCCGTGCCGGTGGCCACGGCCTCGACTCCGGCCAGCACGGGAACGATGAACTCCTCAACGGGCAgtgccaacaacaacaacacctcCTCGGTGAGCAACAACACCACCAGCAGTCTGGGAGGTATCAACGGTACAAATGCAACCTCGGCGGCAGCTGATAACTTTGAGGAGCGGATGAATTACTTCAAGATCCGGGAGGCCGAGCTGCGGtgcaaggagcagcagctggccaCGGAGGCCAAGCGAATTGAGCTGAACAAGGCGCAGGATGAGCTCAAGTATATGCGGGAGGTGCATCGCTTAACGGTCGAGGAGCTGAAAATGAAGATACGCATCCtgcagaaggaggaggagcagctgcgCAAGTGCTCCAACTCATGA
- the boi gene encoding interference hedgehog isoform X2, giving the protein MARLGPISTLILCCILCSRSISCSSISSSDSNAAPADLGVFFERAPESAVAPKGDEVVFECELNLKPDHLEWRFRRSGSTEPYRILSPTAGYNVTSGSDDRAWRLRIYVSAQTAGDYQCVATYGPGILVSTSARLALVSITLEASSHGSGRGSIRWSVAPRNCILIRCGAVISNPPAIWSFYKNGEKLPQSELLPGASGALILDSVTGKDAGNYSCAATNAITGEELRLPQAIELRVDYTDRTAPFFLQRPPSELSARPGETVVLECPGVGSPRPEAVWSSPNLTRIHHNRSKTLPYGFQISDVRPEDQGSYVCLLDNGIAPPQVHMIKLSVLERPIIQIGPAATLTNETSSLELDCRATGNPQPEIYWLLNGRDANADPEARVYEQGRLRLERVQKRHAGVVQCFARNSLGETSEANMLRVNPLDISGEEEPILGPFPIRHEQSPASTPSAGTKNKGGRRRRPVNMVPPSRPNVTRLSDEAVMLRWSVPQNLGLPIIFFKVQYRNLGDGKSRREGWQTTSDNIPYGNSHGWRQRGRERNRDRQRERERDRDQHEMGNAPKNFTSSVTGLVPGKYYRFRLVAVYSNDDNKEGNASLKFLLLAAGNAKSNLPIPELHEVEPVSETAVQLHWTLSASAVTSGQDIDGYYAYYRPAASAAEYLKSTVDGGPSRSFRIDQLHPGTTYEFKLQSFNADAASEFSAIRQVRTKQFHDPTTPKSHVPANNTAAGGQQQNSIYPVILGASGGALLLLIAVVWACLCLKRRDNSQPEDENKPQLEHIQADFVTSAVLGVGGHHKSGDVRRLNGVIPRMNITPNPLAGQEATSDKSHVPHQNGLHHAQPYHPPATPTLLHKRLDYHHQQQQLQHQQPPPVPPHSAYYQQAAPPAHVHGHQPSPMLERSVRSLQQQQHPGYHLEEAAGTPTPSRIPSLRRQRRTSGSQHNSHSNLNLSHHNNNNNNLPPHHQHLHLHQQLHHQQQQQHPGHVGIPIVPGSPRVQRSPMPSRAMIKRTRLGSHTDNISSGSLNSIEV; this is encoded by the exons ATGGCTCGACTTGGTCCCATTTCCACCCTGATCCTCTGTTGTATTCTGTGCAGCAGGAGTatcagctgcagcagcatctCCAGCAGCGACAGCAACGCCGCTCCCGCCGACCTGGGCGTCTTTTTCGAGCGAGCCCCCGAATCGGCGGTGGCGCCCAAGGGCGATGAGGTGGTCTTTGAGTGCGAACTGAACCTCAAGCCGGATCACCTGGAGTGGCGTTTCCGGCGCAGTGGCTCCACCGAGCCCTACCGCATTCTCAGCCCCACGGCCGGCTACAATGTGACCAGTGGAAGTGACGATCGTGCCTGGCGACTGCGCATCTATGTGAGTGCCCAGACCGCTGGCGACTATCAGTGCGTGGCTACCTATGGACCCGGGATCCTGGTATCCACCTCAGCTCGACTGGCGCTCGTTTCCATTACCTTAGAAGCATCAAGTCACGGCTCGGGCCGTGGCTCCATCCGTTGGAGTGTGGCGCCTAGGAACTGCATACTCATCCGATGCGGCGCCGTCATCTCGAATCCGCCGGCCATTTGGAGCTTTTACAAGAACGGCGAGAAGCTGCCGCAGTCGGAACTGCTGCCAGGAGCTTCGGGTGCCCTAATCCTGGACTCGGTGACGGGCAAGGATGCGGGTAACTACAGCTGTGCAGCCACCAATGCCATAACGGGCGAGGAGCTGAGGCTGCCGCAGGCCATCGAACTGAGGGTGGACTACACGGATCGCACGGCTCCCTTCTTCCTGCAGCGGCCGCCCTCAGAACTCTCTGCCCGTCCCGGCGAGACAGTGGTCCTGGAATGCCCGGGCGTGGGCTCGCCACGACCCGAGGCGGTCTGGAGCAGTCCCAATCTAACGCGGATTCATCACAACCGCAGCAAGACCCTTCCCTACGGCTTCCAGATCAGCGATGTGCGGCCCGAGGATCAGGGTTCGTATGTCTGCCTGCTGGACAATGGCATAGCACCGCCACAGGTGCACATGATCAAGCTGAGTGTCCTGGAGCGACCTATTATCCAAATCGGTCCGGCTGCCACGCTCACAAACGAGACGAGCTCCCTGGAGCTGGACTGCCGGGCCACGGGCAATCCCCAGCCGGAAATTTACTGGCTGCTCAATGGCCGAGATGCCAACGCCGATCCGGAGGCTAGAGTGTATGAACAGGGCAGGCTGCGGCTGGAGCGGGTGCAGAAGCGGCATGCCGGTGTGGTGCAGTGCTTTGCTAGGAATAGCTTGGGAGAG ACTAGCGAGGCCAACATGCTGCGTGTGAATCCCCTGGACATAAGCGGCGAGGAGGAGCCAATCCTGGGACCCTTTCCCATACGCCATGAGCAGTCGCCAGCCTCGACGCCTTCGGCAGGAACCAAGAATAAAGGCGGCAGGCGTAGACGTCCAG TCAACATGGTTCCGCCATCCCGTCCGAACGTGACCCGGCTGTCAGACGAGGCCGTGATGCTGCGCTGGAGCGTGCCGCAGAACCTCGGCCTCCCGATCATCTTCTTCAAGGTGCAGTACCGCAACCTCGGCGACGGCAAGTCCCGCCGCGAGGGCTGGCAGACGACCAGCGATAATATACCCTACGGCAACAGCCACGGCTGGCGGCAGCGCGGACGAGAGCGGAACCGGGATCGCCAGcgggagagagagcgagatCGTGACCAGCACGAAATGGGCAATGCGCCCAAGAACTTCACCTCGTCGGTGACTGGACTGGTGCCCGGCAAGTACTACCGCTTCCGGCTGGTGGCGGTCTACTCGAACGACGACAACAAGGAGGGCAACGCCTCGCTCAAGTTCCTGCTGCTGGCGGCGGGCAATGCCAAGTCGAATCTCCCCATTCCCGAGCTGCACGAGGTGGAGCCCGTCTCGGAGACGGCCGTCCAGCTGCACTGGACCCTATCAGCTTCTGCAGTGACCAGTGGTCAGGATATTGATGGCTACTATGCCTACTACAGGCCCGCAGCATCGGCGGCAGAGTACCTCAAGTCCACCGTGGACGGTGGACCCAGCAGAAGCTTCCGGATCGACCAGCTGCATCCGGGCACCACATACGAGTTCAAGCTGCAGTCCTTTAATGCCGACGCCGCCTCCGAGTTCAGTGCCATCAGGCAGGTGCGCACCAAGC AGTTCCATGATCCTACGACGCCCAAGTCTCATGTGCCCGCCAATAACACGGCAGCGGGTGGCCAGCAGCAGAACTCCATTTACCCGGTAATTCTGGGAGCCTCTGGCGGAGCACTCCTGCTGCTCATAGCCGTGGTGTGGGCCTGCCTGTGCCTTAAGCGAAGGGACAACTCCCAGCCTGAAG ACGAGAACAAGCCGCAATTGGAGCACATTCAAGCGGACTTTGTGACCTCCGCCGTGCTGGGCGTGGGCGGGCATCACAAGAGCGGCGATGTGCGTCGCCTCAACGGAGTGATTCCCCGCATGAACATCACGCCCAATCCGCTGGCCGGCCAGGAGGCGACCTCCGATAAG AGCCATGTCCCGCATCAGAACGGCCTGCATCATGCCCAGCCCTACCATCCaccggccacgcccacgctgcTGCACAAGCGCCTGGACTaccatcaccagcagcagcagctccagcaccagcaGCCGCCACCGGTGCCGCCGCACTCCGCTTACTACCAGCAGGCGGCACCACCTGCCCATGTCCATGGCCACCAGCCATCGCCCATGCTGGAGCGGAGTGTAAGGagcctccagcagcagcagcatcccgGCTACCATTTGGAGGAGGCGGCGGGCACGCCCACGCCCTCGCGGATACCTTCCCTGCGAAGGCAGCGTCGCACCTCAGGCAGCCAGCACAACAGCCACAGCAATCTCAATCTGAGCCaccacaacaataacaacaacaacctgcCGCCACACCACCAGCACCTGCACCTACACCAGCAGctgcaccaccagcagcagcagcagcatcccgGCCACGTGGGCATACCCATAGTGCCGGGCAGTCCGCGGGTTCAGCGCTCGCCGATGCCCAGTCGGGCGATGATCAAGCGGACGCGCCTGGGCAGCCACACGGACAACATCTCCTCGGGCAGCCTCAACAGCATCGAGGTGTGA
- the boi gene encoding interference hedgehog isoform X1, whose product MARLGPISTLILCCILCSRSISCSSISSSDSNAAPADLGVFFERAPESAVAPKGDEVVFECELNLKPDHLEWRFRRSGSTEPYRILSPTAGYNVTSGSDDRAWRLRIYVSAQTAGDYQCVATYGPGILVSTSARLALVSITLEASSHGSGRGSIRWSVAPRNCILIRCGAVISNPPAIWSFYKNGEKLPQSELLPGASGALILDSVTGKDAGNYSCAATNAITGEELRLPQAIELRVDYTDRTAPFFLQRPPSELSARPGETVVLECPGVGSPRPEAVWSSPNLTRIHHNRSKTLPYGFQISDVRPEDQGSYVCLLDNGIAPPQVHMIKLSVLERPIIQIGPAATLTNETSSLELDCRATGNPQPEIYWLLNGRDANADPEARVYEQGRLRLERVQKRHAGVVQCFARNSLGETSEANMLRVNPLDISGEEEPILGPFPIRHEQSPASTPSAGTKNKGGRRRRPVNMVPPSRPNVTRLSDEAVMLRWSVPQNLGLPIIFFKVQYRNLGDGKSRREGWQTTSDNIPYGNSHGWRQRGRERNRDRQRERERDRDQHEMGNAPKNFTSSVTGLVPGKYYRFRLVAVYSNDDNKEGNASLKFLLLAAGNAKSNLPIPELHEVEPVSETAVQLHWTLSASAVTSGQDIDGYYAYYRPAASAAEYLKSTVDGGPSRSFRIDQLHPGTTYEFKLQSFNADAASEFSAIRQVRTKQFHDPTTPKSHVPANNTAAGGQQQNSIYPVILGASGGALLLLIAVVWACLCLKRRDNSQPEDENKPQLEHIQADFVTSAVLGVGGHHKSGDVRRLNGVIPRMNITPNPLAGQEATSDKNRNVMELRFLPPLANGNCNGLPRQEQEQQQQEQAAKMDEEEEQQQQQHEEEAEHEVSEQEDDDCPGPAAASSSCETLEACDEGLKLALHLSPKLQADPIVQLEAPSKPLPPLPLPKKPASNAGQSHVPHQNGLHHAQPYHPPATPTLLHKRLDYHHQQQQLQHQQPPPVPPHSAYYQQAAPPAHVHGHQPSPMLERSVRSLQQQQHPGYHLEEAAGTPTPSRIPSLRRQRRTSGSQHNSHSNLNLSHHNNNNNNLPPHHQHLHLHQQLHHQQQQQHPGHVGIPIVPGSPRVQRSPMPSRAMIKRTRLGSHTDNISSGSLNSIEV is encoded by the exons ATGGCTCGACTTGGTCCCATTTCCACCCTGATCCTCTGTTGTATTCTGTGCAGCAGGAGTatcagctgcagcagcatctCCAGCAGCGACAGCAACGCCGCTCCCGCCGACCTGGGCGTCTTTTTCGAGCGAGCCCCCGAATCGGCGGTGGCGCCCAAGGGCGATGAGGTGGTCTTTGAGTGCGAACTGAACCTCAAGCCGGATCACCTGGAGTGGCGTTTCCGGCGCAGTGGCTCCACCGAGCCCTACCGCATTCTCAGCCCCACGGCCGGCTACAATGTGACCAGTGGAAGTGACGATCGTGCCTGGCGACTGCGCATCTATGTGAGTGCCCAGACCGCTGGCGACTATCAGTGCGTGGCTACCTATGGACCCGGGATCCTGGTATCCACCTCAGCTCGACTGGCGCTCGTTTCCATTACCTTAGAAGCATCAAGTCACGGCTCGGGCCGTGGCTCCATCCGTTGGAGTGTGGCGCCTAGGAACTGCATACTCATCCGATGCGGCGCCGTCATCTCGAATCCGCCGGCCATTTGGAGCTTTTACAAGAACGGCGAGAAGCTGCCGCAGTCGGAACTGCTGCCAGGAGCTTCGGGTGCCCTAATCCTGGACTCGGTGACGGGCAAGGATGCGGGTAACTACAGCTGTGCAGCCACCAATGCCATAACGGGCGAGGAGCTGAGGCTGCCGCAGGCCATCGAACTGAGGGTGGACTACACGGATCGCACGGCTCCCTTCTTCCTGCAGCGGCCGCCCTCAGAACTCTCTGCCCGTCCCGGCGAGACAGTGGTCCTGGAATGCCCGGGCGTGGGCTCGCCACGACCCGAGGCGGTCTGGAGCAGTCCCAATCTAACGCGGATTCATCACAACCGCAGCAAGACCCTTCCCTACGGCTTCCAGATCAGCGATGTGCGGCCCGAGGATCAGGGTTCGTATGTCTGCCTGCTGGACAATGGCATAGCACCGCCACAGGTGCACATGATCAAGCTGAGTGTCCTGGAGCGACCTATTATCCAAATCGGTCCGGCTGCCACGCTCACAAACGAGACGAGCTCCCTGGAGCTGGACTGCCGGGCCACGGGCAATCCCCAGCCGGAAATTTACTGGCTGCTCAATGGCCGAGATGCCAACGCCGATCCGGAGGCTAGAGTGTATGAACAGGGCAGGCTGCGGCTGGAGCGGGTGCAGAAGCGGCATGCCGGTGTGGTGCAGTGCTTTGCTAGGAATAGCTTGGGAGAG ACTAGCGAGGCCAACATGCTGCGTGTGAATCCCCTGGACATAAGCGGCGAGGAGGAGCCAATCCTGGGACCCTTTCCCATACGCCATGAGCAGTCGCCAGCCTCGACGCCTTCGGCAGGAACCAAGAATAAAGGCGGCAGGCGTAGACGTCCAG TCAACATGGTTCCGCCATCCCGTCCGAACGTGACCCGGCTGTCAGACGAGGCCGTGATGCTGCGCTGGAGCGTGCCGCAGAACCTCGGCCTCCCGATCATCTTCTTCAAGGTGCAGTACCGCAACCTCGGCGACGGCAAGTCCCGCCGCGAGGGCTGGCAGACGACCAGCGATAATATACCCTACGGCAACAGCCACGGCTGGCGGCAGCGCGGACGAGAGCGGAACCGGGATCGCCAGcgggagagagagcgagatCGTGACCAGCACGAAATGGGCAATGCGCCCAAGAACTTCACCTCGTCGGTGACTGGACTGGTGCCCGGCAAGTACTACCGCTTCCGGCTGGTGGCGGTCTACTCGAACGACGACAACAAGGAGGGCAACGCCTCGCTCAAGTTCCTGCTGCTGGCGGCGGGCAATGCCAAGTCGAATCTCCCCATTCCCGAGCTGCACGAGGTGGAGCCCGTCTCGGAGACGGCCGTCCAGCTGCACTGGACCCTATCAGCTTCTGCAGTGACCAGTGGTCAGGATATTGATGGCTACTATGCCTACTACAGGCCCGCAGCATCGGCGGCAGAGTACCTCAAGTCCACCGTGGACGGTGGACCCAGCAGAAGCTTCCGGATCGACCAGCTGCATCCGGGCACCACATACGAGTTCAAGCTGCAGTCCTTTAATGCCGACGCCGCCTCCGAGTTCAGTGCCATCAGGCAGGTGCGCACCAAGC AGTTCCATGATCCTACGACGCCCAAGTCTCATGTGCCCGCCAATAACACGGCAGCGGGTGGCCAGCAGCAGAACTCCATTTACCCGGTAATTCTGGGAGCCTCTGGCGGAGCACTCCTGCTGCTCATAGCCGTGGTGTGGGCCTGCCTGTGCCTTAAGCGAAGGGACAACTCCCAGCCTGAAG ACGAGAACAAGCCGCAATTGGAGCACATTCAAGCGGACTTTGTGACCTCCGCCGTGCTGGGCGTGGGCGGGCATCACAAGAGCGGCGATGTGCGTCGCCTCAACGGAGTGATTCCCCGCATGAACATCACGCCCAATCCGCTGGCCGGCCAGGAGGCGACCTCCGATAAG AACCGCAACGTGATGGAGCTGCGTTTCCTCCCGCCGCTGGCGAACGGCAACTGCAATGGGCTTCCTaggcaggaacaggagcaacaacagcaggaaCAGGCCGCTAAGatggatgaggaggaggagcagcagcagcagcagcacgaggaggaggcggagcaCGAGGTGTCCGAGCAAGAGGATGACGATTGCCCCGGGCCGGCGGCCGCCTCATCCTCCTGTGAAACCCTCGAGGCCTGCGACGAGGGCCTCAAGCTGGCCCTTCATCTGAGCCCCAAACTGCAGGCGGATCCGATCGTCCAGCTGGAGGCGCCCAGCAAGCCATtaccgccgctgccgctgcccaaAAAACCAGCTTCCAATGCTGGCCAA AGCCATGTCCCGCATCAGAACGGCCTGCATCATGCCCAGCCCTACCATCCaccggccacgcccacgctgcTGCACAAGCGCCTGGACTaccatcaccagcagcagcagctccagcaccagcaGCCGCCACCGGTGCCGCCGCACTCCGCTTACTACCAGCAGGCGGCACCACCTGCCCATGTCCATGGCCACCAGCCATCGCCCATGCTGGAGCGGAGTGTAAGGagcctccagcagcagcagcatcccgGCTACCATTTGGAGGAGGCGGCGGGCACGCCCACGCCCTCGCGGATACCTTCCCTGCGAAGGCAGCGTCGCACCTCAGGCAGCCAGCACAACAGCCACAGCAATCTCAATCTGAGCCaccacaacaataacaacaacaacctgcCGCCACACCACCAGCACCTGCACCTACACCAGCAGctgcaccaccagcagcagcagcagcatcccgGCCACGTGGGCATACCCATAGTGCCGGGCAGTCCGCGGGTTCAGCGCTCGCCGATGCCCAGTCGGGCGATGATCAAGCGGACGCGCCTGGGCAGCCACACGGACAACATCTCCTCGGGCAGCCTCAACAGCATCGAGGTGTGA